Proteins from one Entomospira culicis genomic window:
- a CDS encoding ATP-grasp domain-containing protein, which produces MTNNEQEFILLLGASMMQLPALKAIETLGYASLVVDGNAHAPLMSLADERALIDLKDISALMIYLDEFIEERRLVAIFTAGTDFSYVVSTLAERYQLPAHSKNAAMAATDKLRMRSMLHQHGVRVPAFIELPMGINEPTLEGLLRQAQLSEPWDVVIKPVDSMGARGVVRAHTLKEILHAGEEARAYSRSGKVIVEAYLDGPELSVDALVADGKVYIHGIADRHIFYPPYFIEMGHTIPSSLSNEEKQAIIEEFTKGVFALGLHHGAAKGDIKLTADGVYIGEIAGRLSGGYMSGWTYPLSSGVNVTELAVKLALGQSIFEEEDVLVEQKSVCAERAFISIPGEIAEILHLDAARKMEGVKEIFIRVKHGDRVHFPKNNVEKAGNVLAVADSYAEAITLSEIARKEIFLRLKADDVATRDFLFGSGSTHLSSAFILGKDFNGNTREEIFVRYEAITGHQPKLYQPDRLLEFERAIEKGGLQGAVWYYDTFGALLA; this is translated from the coding sequence ATGACGAATAATGAACAAGAATTTATTCTATTGCTGGGAGCATCGATGATGCAATTACCCGCACTCAAAGCAATTGAGACTTTAGGTTATGCGAGCTTGGTGGTGGATGGCAATGCGCATGCGCCGTTGATGAGCTTAGCCGATGAGCGAGCGCTGATCGATCTTAAGGATATTTCGGCTTTGATGATTTATCTGGATGAATTTATTGAAGAGCGTAGGTTGGTTGCGATTTTTACAGCTGGTACAGACTTCTCCTATGTGGTCTCGACTTTGGCAGAGCGGTATCAGTTACCTGCGCATAGCAAAAATGCAGCGATGGCGGCGACGGATAAGTTGAGGATGCGTAGTATGTTGCATCAACATGGCGTGCGTGTTCCTGCATTTATTGAGTTACCCATGGGGATCAATGAGCCGACGCTTGAGGGATTGTTACGTCAGGCGCAATTGAGCGAGCCTTGGGATGTGGTGATCAAGCCGGTAGATTCGATGGGTGCGCGCGGTGTGGTGCGTGCGCATACGCTTAAGGAGATTCTCCATGCCGGTGAGGAGGCACGGGCGTATAGTCGTAGTGGTAAGGTGATTGTTGAAGCCTATTTAGATGGCCCTGAGTTGAGTGTGGATGCGCTTGTCGCCGATGGTAAGGTCTATATTCATGGTATCGCTGATCGTCATATCTTTTATCCCCCATACTTTATCGAGATGGGGCACACGATTCCTTCTTCCTTGTCTAATGAAGAGAAGCAAGCGATCATCGAAGAATTTACCAAGGGAGTTTTTGCGCTTGGTTTACACCATGGGGCTGCTAAAGGCGATATCAAGCTAACGGCTGATGGCGTTTATATTGGTGAGATTGCAGGGCGTCTGTCGGGTGGGTATATGTCGGGCTGGACGTATCCGCTCTCTAGTGGGGTTAATGTTACCGAGCTTGCGGTCAAGCTAGCTTTAGGGCAATCGATTTTTGAGGAAGAAGATGTGTTGGTAGAGCAAAAGAGTGTCTGTGCTGAGCGAGCATTTATCTCGATTCCGGGGGAGATTGCTGAAATTCTCCATTTGGATGCGGCGCGCAAGATGGAGGGTGTTAAAGAGATCTTCATTAGGGTTAAACATGGCGATCGCGTGCACTTTCCGAAAAATAACGTGGAGAAGGCTGGTAATGTGCTTGCTGTGGCCGATAGCTATGCAGAGGCGATTACGCTTTCTGAAATAGCGCGAAAAGAGATTTTTTTGCGCTTAAAGGCCGATGATGTAGCTACGCGTGATTTTTTGTTTGGTAGTGGATCGACGCATCTCTCCTCTGCATTTATTCTTGGAAAAGATTTTAATGGGAATACGCGCGAGGAGATTTTTGTTCGTTATGAGGCGATTACTGGGCATCAGCCGAAGCTTTATCAACCCGATCGGTTATTAGAGTTTGAGCGTGCAATCGAAAAGGGTGGCCTGCAGGGGGCAGTTTGGTATTATGATACGTTTGGGGCGTTGCTGGCTTAG
- a CDS encoding N-acetylmuramoyl-L-alanine amidase family protein, whose translation MIRLGRCWLSLTLFLGFTLSGYGATLNQLLQESGAQLAWHSWQQRGELIYEDRRVFFIVEHPYLIFSNGMVVPAKIYYADGIISFDGRSSQLVNHFLRTGKILSPREIVDTYRISTILIDPGHGGRDSGAVGRHGSLVVKEKDVTLAVSLRLAQLLRATYPQKKILLTRTSDTYPSLQQRVDMANNLPLAEGEVAIFISIHANAALNRHARGFEVWHLPPAIRRDIYRGEENSAIVQDLINEFVNQEIIAGGQRLAEFLRQSFARRLSDRTVDRGLREEAWFVVRGAHTVAVLVELGFVSNETEARLLASKSYQEELAVALHEGIAGYIRYFER comes from the coding sequence ATGATACGTTTGGGGCGTTGCTGGCTTAGTCTTACTCTCTTTTTGGGCTTTACGCTCTCTGGGTATGGGGCAACATTAAACCAATTACTTCAAGAGAGTGGAGCACAATTGGCTTGGCATAGTTGGCAGCAACGCGGTGAGCTTATCTATGAAGATCGGCGAGTATTCTTTATTGTGGAGCACCCTTACCTGATTTTTAGCAACGGGATGGTTGTTCCTGCGAAGATTTATTATGCGGATGGAATTATCTCTTTTGATGGACGTAGTAGCCAACTGGTGAATCACTTTTTGCGTACGGGAAAGATCTTGTCGCCACGAGAGATTGTCGATACGTATCGTATTTCTACTATTTTGATTGATCCTGGACACGGCGGACGTGATAGTGGTGCGGTGGGGCGTCACGGATCGCTGGTGGTGAAAGAGAAAGATGTTACGTTGGCGGTGAGTTTACGTTTAGCGCAACTGTTACGTGCAACTTATCCGCAGAAAAAAATTCTCCTTACACGTACCTCGGATACTTATCCGTCATTACAACAGCGGGTGGATATGGCGAATAATTTACCCTTGGCCGAGGGCGAGGTGGCAATCTTTATCTCGATTCATGCGAATGCGGCGCTCAATCGTCATGCACGAGGCTTTGAGGTTTGGCACCTACCACCGGCAATTCGGCGCGATATTTATCGGGGAGAAGAAAATTCTGCGATTGTCCAAGATCTTATTAATGAGTTTGTCAATCAAGAGATTATTGCCGGTGGGCAGCGTTTGGCAGAATTTTTGAGGCAATCATTCGCCCGTAGGTTAAGCGATCGCACGGTAGATCGGGGATTGCGCGAGGAGGCTTGGTTTGTGGTGCGTGGGGCGCATACGGTGGCGGTCTTGGTGGAGTTGGGCTTTGTGAGTAATGAGACAGAGGCCCGCTTGCTAGCAAGTAAGAGCTATCAGGAAGAGCTTGCAGTTGCGTTGCATGAGGGTATTGCGGGATATATTCGCTATTTTGAGCGCTAA
- a CDS encoding sensor histidine kinase: protein MAGRVRKVMERASKISTETWAQFVDELNQQMEEGRATMNSIDYGILVVDEMGKYLHSNKLALTLFQIKDLQKERPIWFSIEHVDLKEFLEVSIQIQTLDSSSEFWIHGRLVSCQIKPWVFHGKIKGSLIWIEDITERRAQLVKIRHIEAMARLGTMAQTLAHEIKNPLGAISIHLQLLKKSMTQVHWSESMESTYQIISEEITRLGEVVHAYLNAARPLEIHLERADIAQILTESLLLMEVEAEELGITIAQAERTSAVPMLSLDRGLIKQCFVNLLKNAMQSGAKHIYTRINILLDRVEVILEDDGDGISNENIAKIFEPHFTTKKNGNGLGLTIVFKILREHGAFIDVESPIFQYGSSGHGTRFSLTFNRVDGERIQLLAPHIDG, encoded by the coding sequence ATGGCTGGACGGGTACGTAAGGTGATGGAGCGGGCGTCGAAGATTTCGACGGAGACTTGGGCGCAATTTGTGGATGAGTTGAATCAGCAGATGGAAGAGGGACGCGCTACCATGAACTCGATTGACTACGGCATTCTTGTGGTTGATGAGATGGGCAAATATCTGCATTCAAATAAATTAGCATTGACACTCTTTCAAATTAAAGATCTCCAGAAAGAGCGCCCGATATGGTTTAGCATTGAGCATGTCGATTTAAAGGAATTTTTGGAAGTCTCCATTCAGATTCAAACGTTAGACAGCAGTAGTGAATTTTGGATTCATGGGCGATTAGTCTCTTGTCAAATTAAACCTTGGGTCTTTCATGGGAAGATTAAGGGGAGTCTGATCTGGATTGAAGACATTACCGAGAGGCGTGCGCAGTTGGTTAAAATTCGTCATATTGAGGCGATGGCACGGCTTGGCACGATGGCGCAGACCCTTGCGCATGAGATCAAAAATCCACTGGGTGCGATCTCCATTCACTTACAGCTATTGAAAAAGTCGATGACCCAAGTCCACTGGTCGGAGTCGATGGAGAGCACCTATCAAATTATTAGCGAAGAGATTACACGTCTGGGTGAGGTGGTACACGCCTATCTTAATGCCGCCAGACCCTTAGAGATTCATTTAGAACGTGCGGATATCGCGCAAATTTTAACAGAATCACTCCTTTTAATGGAGGTAGAAGCAGAGGAATTGGGTATCACCATCGCCCAAGCTGAACGTACTTCTGCTGTACCAATGCTCTCTTTGGATCGGGGGTTGATTAAACAATGTTTTGTCAACTTACTAAAAAATGCCATGCAAAGTGGCGCCAAACATATTTATACACGCATCAATATTTTGCTCGATCGGGTTGAAGTGATTCTTGAGGATGATGGGGATGGTATCAGTAATGAAAACATCGCCAAAATTTTTGAACCCCACTTCACTACCAAAAAGAACGGTAATGGACTAGGTCTCACCATTGTCTTTAAAATCTTGCGCGAGCATGGTGCGTTTATCGACGTGGAGAGCCCCATCTTTCAGTATGGATCTAGCGGACACGGTACACGCTTTTCTCTCACCTTTAATCGTGTGGATGGCGAGCGTATCCAACTCTTAGCCCCGCATATAGATGGCTAG